In the Arthrobacter sp. 31Y genome, one interval contains:
- a CDS encoding ATP-binding domain-containing protein, with amino-acid sequence MHDADLVHEQEYVAGLYARLDELRAEKRAQLAQVRKAGAVGTMQNVSERDAFAALYEDRLAQLDAVDDRLVFGRLDLDSGEAQYIGRIGLSTADLQRLMVDWRAPEAGHFYQATAFDRQGVRRRRHLILQGRDVKAIEDDVLDAGMLADNDSLQGEGALLAALNSKRTGRMSDIVGTIQSEQDRIIRSSISGALVVQGGPGTGKTAVALHRAAYLLYTHRERLKSAGVLLVGPSSSFMNYIERVLPSLGETGVVMASLGRLMPGIHAIPEEDADVAALKGKLDMATVVANAVANRQRTPAEDRILEVDSRKLTLTVRQVRRAREKARATGKPHNEARLTFVKILLRELTEQLTDLVEEGNIGNNADRAYLAEDVRSARDVRIALNLCWMPMTPEKLISELFSKPAILEACTPHLTPAQRILLQRPVDAPWTEADVPLLDEAAELLGELDPAAGRGLAQQEADRARDLANAKQTLANMEAMGVDVLVTAEELAEQNQEREGRLTAAERATSDRSWAFGHIVVDEAQELSPMQWRLLVRRCPLKSFTIVGDIAQTSAAAGANSWQSALAPSFGDRWTLEELTVNYRTPSQIAEAAVRMANRAGLVVSAPKAVREGKWSPIVDHVAADGIVSRLVEVLPEEVEAIDGGLLAVIADGPLLPQATAALREVYGRRIGSGAGSYQQDIVVISPKEAKGLEFDGVVVLEPAAMLNHEHGKVGDLYVAMTRATQRLRLIAAAPVPAGIER; translated from the coding sequence ATGCACGACGCTGATTTGGTCCACGAGCAGGAATATGTTGCCGGGCTGTACGCCCGGCTCGATGAGCTGCGCGCTGAAAAGCGCGCCCAGCTGGCGCAGGTGCGCAAGGCCGGCGCGGTGGGAACCATGCAGAACGTCTCGGAACGGGACGCCTTCGCGGCACTGTACGAAGACCGCCTGGCCCAGCTCGACGCCGTCGACGACCGCTTGGTCTTTGGCCGCCTCGACCTCGATTCGGGAGAGGCGCAATACATCGGCCGTATTGGTCTGTCCACGGCCGATCTCCAGCGGCTGATGGTCGACTGGCGCGCGCCCGAAGCGGGCCACTTCTATCAGGCAACCGCGTTCGATCGCCAAGGTGTCCGCCGTCGTCGCCACCTGATCCTCCAGGGACGCGACGTCAAGGCGATCGAAGATGACGTCCTGGACGCCGGGATGCTCGCTGACAACGACTCACTTCAGGGTGAGGGCGCGTTGCTGGCTGCGCTCAATTCCAAACGCACCGGCCGCATGTCGGACATTGTGGGCACCATCCAGTCCGAGCAGGACCGGATCATCCGTTCCTCAATTTCGGGCGCGTTGGTAGTCCAGGGCGGACCCGGAACGGGCAAAACCGCCGTAGCCCTGCACCGTGCCGCCTATTTGTTGTATACGCACCGCGAGCGACTCAAGAGTGCCGGTGTTCTGCTCGTTGGGCCGTCGTCGTCCTTCATGAATTACATCGAACGAGTGCTGCCGTCTCTCGGTGAGACCGGTGTAGTCATGGCCAGCCTCGGTCGCCTCATGCCCGGGATTCACGCCATTCCCGAGGAAGATGCCGACGTTGCCGCCCTCAAGGGCAAACTCGACATGGCAACCGTGGTGGCAAACGCCGTTGCCAACCGGCAGCGGACACCTGCAGAAGACCGCATCCTCGAAGTTGATTCACGAAAGCTGACACTGACGGTCCGCCAAGTACGCCGTGCCAGGGAAAAAGCCCGCGCCACAGGAAAGCCCCACAACGAAGCGCGGCTCACGTTCGTCAAGATCCTCCTGCGCGAGCTCACGGAGCAGCTGACGGACCTGGTGGAAGAAGGCAACATCGGCAACAACGCCGATCGCGCGTATTTGGCCGAGGACGTCCGGTCAGCCCGCGATGTACGCATCGCGCTGAACCTTTGCTGGATGCCGATGACCCCCGAGAAGCTCATCTCAGAGCTTTTCAGCAAGCCGGCCATCCTTGAAGCCTGCACGCCGCACCTGACGCCTGCGCAGCGCATTCTGCTGCAACGGCCGGTGGATGCTCCTTGGACTGAAGCGGATGTTCCGCTGTTGGACGAGGCCGCCGAGTTGCTGGGTGAACTGGACCCGGCCGCCGGCAGGGGACTGGCCCAGCAGGAAGCAGACCGCGCCCGCGATCTTGCCAACGCCAAGCAGACCCTTGCCAACATGGAAGCCATGGGCGTTGACGTTCTGGTAACCGCTGAAGAGCTTGCCGAGCAAAACCAGGAGCGTGAAGGGCGGTTGACTGCTGCCGAGCGCGCCACCAGCGACCGTTCGTGGGCCTTTGGGCACATCGTGGTTGACGAAGCCCAGGAACTCTCGCCCATGCAGTGGCGTCTCCTGGTCCGGCGTTGCCCGCTGAAGTCGTTCACCATCGTGGGCGACATCGCCCAAACGAGTGCAGCAGCTGGCGCCAATTCGTGGCAAAGCGCCCTGGCGCCGTCCTTCGGTGACCGCTGGACGCTGGAAGAACTGACCGTCAATTACCGCACACCATCGCAGATCGCCGAAGCCGCGGTCCGCATGGCAAACCGTGCAGGTCTGGTTGTCTCGGCCCCCAAGGCCGTACGAGAAGGCAAATGGTCGCCCATCGTGGACCACGTTGCGGCAGACGGAATTGTTTCGCGTTTGGTTGAGGTCCTGCCGGAGGAAGTGGAAGCGATCGACGGCGGCCTGTTGGCTGTGATCGCCGACGGACCACTGCTGCCGCAGGCCACCGCCGCGTTGCGCGAGGTCTACGGACGCCGCATCGGCAGCGGCGCAGGCAGCTACCAGCAAGACATCGTGGTGATCAGCCCCAAGGAAGCCAAGGGCCTGGAATTCGACGGCGTTGTGGTCCTGGAACCTGCTGCAATGTTGAACCACGAGCATGGCAAGGTGGGCGACCTCTACGTCGCCATGACCCGCGCCACGCAGCGTCTGCGCCTTATCGCGGCCGCACCCGTACCGGCCGGCATCGAGCGCTAG
- a CDS encoding DNA-3-methyladenine glycosylase — protein MENGVSKPAEVRAFLSGDPRVIAPQILGAVLTHHSEAGPVSVRLTEVEAYMGPRDSEHPDPGSHTFGGPTARNAPMFGPPGFLYVYFTYGMHYCANIVCGPEGAPSALLLRAGEIVEGEGLAALRRPASKAHKDLASGPARLASALGLTTADTGRDALAAPFSLWLPKTPTAAVASGPRVGVSGPGGSTEYPWRFWVEDDPTVSKYKAARPRTRNTAG, from the coding sequence ATGGAGAATGGAGTCAGCAAACCGGCCGAGGTGCGCGCGTTCCTCAGCGGTGACCCCCGTGTCATCGCTCCGCAGATACTGGGGGCGGTACTGACCCACCATTCGGAAGCCGGTCCGGTTTCGGTCAGGCTTACCGAGGTTGAGGCCTACATGGGACCACGCGATTCAGAGCACCCCGACCCCGGCTCTCACACCTTCGGGGGCCCCACCGCCCGGAATGCACCCATGTTTGGGCCACCGGGATTCCTGTACGTCTACTTCACCTATGGCATGCACTACTGCGCCAATATCGTCTGCGGTCCCGAGGGCGCCCCGTCAGCGCTGCTCCTCCGCGCTGGGGAAATAGTGGAAGGCGAAGGGCTGGCTGCCCTTCGCAGGCCGGCATCCAAAGCGCACAAGGACCTGGCAAGCGGACCTGCCCGGCTCGCCTCCGCGCTGGGACTCACGACGGCGGATACTGGCCGTGACGCCCTCGCCGCACCGTTCAGCTTGTGGTTGCCGAAGACGCCCACAGCTGCCGTGGCCAGCGGGCCGCGGGTGGGCGTATCGGGCCCTGGCGGAAGCACTGAATATCCGTGGCGTTTTTGGGTTGAAGATGATCCAACGGTGTCCAAGTACAAGGCTGCCAGGCCGCGGACACGTAACACTGCCGGGTGA
- a CDS encoding maleylpyruvate isomerase family mycothiol-dependent enzyme, whose translation MTQITPEALPAELHKAAGTVIRLLTKLDDSSVAEPSELPGWTRGHVLAHLTGISNAMARQLEYARRGETVELYDGGMDGRTKAIELAAGHSLARHTESVTAALGSAIAAFDALGSDDWQARIAYRDGTVFDGGLALWRELTIHASDLGLGFGPETWSRPFCEHLIGFLSARVPEQYKFVLQPTGLPQMSIGTGGTSIAITGMLTDIAAWLAGREPNLGSLRATAAADGVDLPELLPWPAAQPAAR comes from the coding sequence ATGACTCAGATCACCCCTGAGGCGTTGCCCGCAGAGCTTCACAAAGCCGCCGGCACCGTCATCCGCCTCCTTACCAAACTGGACGACTCATCCGTCGCCGAACCGTCGGAACTTCCTGGCTGGACCCGTGGCCACGTCCTCGCCCATCTGACCGGTATTTCCAACGCAATGGCCCGGCAACTTGAGTATGCGCGGCGCGGTGAGACCGTGGAGCTGTACGACGGCGGCATGGACGGCCGTACCAAAGCCATCGAACTGGCGGCAGGGCACAGCCTCGCCCGGCACACGGAATCCGTCACCGCCGCGCTGGGGTCCGCCATCGCCGCCTTTGACGCCTTGGGATCGGACGATTGGCAAGCGCGCATCGCCTACCGCGACGGCACAGTGTTCGACGGCGGGCTGGCGCTGTGGCGCGAACTCACCATCCACGCCTCGGACTTGGGATTGGGCTTCGGGCCGGAGACATGGAGCCGACCTTTCTGCGAGCATCTCATCGGTTTCCTGTCAGCGCGCGTTCCGGAGCAGTACAAGTTCGTCCTTCAGCCCACGGGTCTTCCCCAAATGAGCATCGGCACTGGTGGCACGTCGATAGCCATTACCGGCATGCTGACCGACATCGCCGCGTGGCTTGCAGGCCGCGAACCCAACCTTGGAAGCCTCAGGGCCACTGCAGCCGCTGATGGAGTGGACCTGCCGGAACTCCTGCCTTGGCCGGCCGCTCAGCCCGCAGCCCGCTAA
- a CDS encoding AlkA N-terminal domain-containing protein → MDFWQRYRAIDARDTRFDGQFFTAVSSTGIYCRPSCPARTPKAENVTFYETSAAAHEAGYRACKRCLPEAVPGTPAWNLRSDIAGRAMRLINDGVITREGVDGLAHRLGYSARQLNRILSTELGAGPLSLARASRAQTARTLLVSTDMLLADVAFASGFNSVRQFNDTIGEVFAMTPTAVRATAAKSSQRRGAGAAAPAALTLNLPYREPFDPGVFDFLAVRAIPGIEVVSTLPDGTRTYARTLRLPRGSASFAVSYNPSAPGNPLQLTAAVLDLHDLPALLSRVRRLFDLDADPHAIDDALARDPRLTGSVTAIRGIRVPGAVDPQELLVRAMIGQQITVAAARTALTQLAAAGSVAVAAPPGLERMFPTAAELAEKGRALLRGPQRRIDSIMAAAEAMATGELEFGYGDDPESLERKLLPLPGVGPWTVGYVAMRVLGAPDVFLANDAAVRNGLKVLPATAGLAADFSEVSPWRSYATMHLWRAAAAKIPRK, encoded by the coding sequence ATGGACTTCTGGCAGCGCTACCGGGCGATCGACGCCCGTGACACCCGTTTTGACGGTCAGTTCTTCACCGCCGTCAGCTCCACAGGCATCTATTGCCGGCCGTCGTGTCCTGCCCGCACCCCCAAGGCTGAGAACGTCACCTTTTACGAAACATCCGCAGCAGCTCACGAAGCTGGGTACCGCGCCTGCAAACGATGCCTGCCTGAAGCCGTCCCAGGAACGCCCGCGTGGAACCTCCGTTCCGACATTGCCGGGCGCGCCATGAGGCTGATCAACGACGGCGTGATCACCCGCGAGGGCGTCGATGGCCTTGCGCACCGCCTGGGCTACTCCGCGCGGCAACTCAACCGCATTCTCAGCACCGAGCTCGGCGCTGGCCCACTCTCGCTGGCACGGGCCAGCAGGGCACAAACCGCCAGGACCCTGCTGGTCTCCACCGACATGCTCCTGGCCGACGTTGCATTCGCGTCGGGGTTCAACAGCGTCCGGCAATTCAACGACACCATCGGCGAGGTTTTCGCGATGACCCCGACGGCGGTGCGCGCCACGGCGGCCAAGTCCAGTCAACGCCGGGGTGCCGGGGCTGCGGCGCCTGCGGCGCTGACCCTGAACCTGCCGTACCGGGAACCGTTCGATCCCGGTGTCTTCGACTTCCTGGCAGTTCGTGCGATTCCCGGCATCGAAGTGGTCAGTACTTTGCCGGACGGAACCAGAACCTATGCACGCACCCTGCGGCTCCCCCGCGGCAGCGCCTCCTTCGCTGTCTCGTACAACCCCTCAGCTCCCGGCAACCCGTTGCAACTGACAGCTGCAGTTTTGGACCTCCACGACCTCCCGGCACTCTTGAGCCGGGTCCGGAGGTTGTTCGACTTGGACGCGGATCCCCACGCGATCGATGACGCCCTGGCAAGAGACCCAAGGCTGACGGGCAGCGTCACTGCTATCCGGGGAATTCGTGTGCCGGGAGCTGTCGACCCGCAGGAACTGCTGGTCCGGGCAATGATCGGTCAACAGATCACCGTAGCTGCCGCCAGGACGGCACTGACCCAATTGGCGGCAGCAGGCTCCGTCGCAGTCGCCGCCCCTCCTGGTTTGGAGCGCATGTTTCCGACGGCGGCGGAACTCGCCGAAAAGGGCCGCGCGTTGCTCCGTGGACCCCAGCGTCGCATCGACTCAATCATGGCCGCGGCCGAAGCCATGGCCACAGGTGAACTCGAATTCGGCTATGGCGACGACCCTGAAAGCCTGGAACGCAAGCTTCTGCCATTGCCGGGCGTGGGACCGTGGACTGTTGGATACGTCGCCATGCGGGTGCTTGGAGCTCCCGACGTCTTCCTGGCTAATGATGCCGCGGTGCGGAACGGACTGAAGGTCCTGCCCGCCACCGCTGGGCTCGCCGCCGATTTCAGTGAGGTCAGCCCGTGGCGCTCCTACGCCACCATGCACTTGTGGCGGGCAGCAGCAGCGAAAATCCCACGCAAATAG
- the tyrS gene encoding tyrosine--tRNA ligase — protein MSHVNNLESQHNDPAFANVWQELKWRGLVHVSTDETELEKLLAGDPITYYCGFDPTAPSLHLGNLVQLLVMRRLQLAGHKPLGLVGGSTGLIGDPRPTAERTLNTKDTVAEWVGYLQGQVRRFLSFEGDNSARMVNNLDWTAPLSAIDFLREIGKHFRVGTMLRKDAVASRLNSDEGISYTEFSYQILQGMDYLQLFRDYGCALQTGGSDQWGNLTSGTELIRKVEGKSVHALGTPLITNSDGTKFGKSEGNAIWLDPDMCSPYTFYQFWLNTADADVVDRLKVFTFLSRAEIEALGLAVAERPFAREGQKKLAFEVTSLVHGVDATEKVIAASAALFGNGDLTVLDEGILEAATAELPSATVGADGLGIIDLLVTSGLSDSKSAARRTVGEGGAYVNNTKVTDPDAVISRDQLLHGRYLLLRRGKKNLATIEVSA, from the coding sequence GTGTCACACGTAAACAACCTCGAGTCCCAGCACAACGATCCCGCCTTTGCCAACGTCTGGCAGGAGCTCAAATGGCGCGGTCTGGTCCATGTTTCCACCGATGAAACTGAACTGGAAAAATTGCTCGCCGGGGACCCGATCACGTATTACTGTGGCTTCGATCCCACCGCGCCTTCACTGCACCTGGGCAACCTGGTGCAGTTGCTGGTGATGCGTCGGCTCCAGTTGGCCGGCCACAAGCCGCTTGGTTTGGTGGGTGGGTCCACCGGCCTGATCGGCGACCCGCGACCGACGGCGGAACGCACCTTGAACACCAAGGACACCGTCGCGGAGTGGGTTGGCTACCTTCAGGGTCAGGTGCGCCGTTTCCTCAGCTTCGAGGGCGACAACTCCGCCCGCATGGTCAACAACCTGGACTGGACCGCGCCGCTGAGCGCCATCGATTTCCTGCGGGAGATCGGCAAGCACTTCCGCGTGGGCACCATGCTCCGCAAGGATGCCGTGGCCTCGCGCCTGAACTCCGACGAAGGCATCAGCTACACAGAGTTCAGCTACCAGATCCTGCAGGGCATGGACTACCTTCAGCTCTTCCGCGACTACGGTTGCGCTCTGCAGACCGGTGGCTCGGACCAGTGGGGCAACCTCACCAGCGGAACCGAACTGATCCGCAAGGTGGAAGGCAAGAGCGTGCACGCCCTGGGCACACCGCTCATCACCAACTCCGATGGAACCAAGTTCGGCAAGAGCGAAGGCAACGCCATCTGGCTGGACCCGGACATGTGCAGCCCGTACACGTTCTACCAGTTTTGGCTGAACACAGCCGATGCTGATGTGGTTGATCGGCTCAAGGTGTTCACCTTCCTGTCCCGCGCCGAGATTGAAGCACTTGGCCTGGCTGTGGCTGAGCGTCCCTTTGCCCGTGAAGGTCAGAAGAAGCTGGCCTTCGAAGTGACCTCCCTGGTGCATGGCGTTGACGCCACCGAGAAAGTCATCGCCGCTTCGGCTGCGCTTTTCGGCAACGGCGACCTCACGGTTTTGGATGAGGGGATACTGGAAGCTGCCACAGCTGAACTTCCCTCGGCGACGGTCGGTGCCGATGGACTGGGCATCATCGATCTCCTGGTTACCTCGGGACTCTCGGACAGCAAATCTGCCGCCCGGCGAACAGTCGGCGAGGGTGGTGCCTACGTGAACAACACCAAGGTGACCGATCCCGACGCCGTGATTTCCCGCGACCAGCTGCTTCACGGCCGCTATTTACTCCTTCGCCGCGGCAAGAAGAACCTGGCCACTATTGAGGTCTCGGCCTAG